GCTGTTTCTGGAGAAATGGAAGACTAAAAGTAAATCTTTAGTTGTCAAAAAAAAATTTAGTAGTAAAATTGGTACGGGAAGCTCATCAGCGAGCTTAACGACAATTTTAGATAAGCTTGTACCCTGGTCCGTAAATACATATTGATAACGGGGCATACCTGTCTTTTCAGGAACAAAGGAGGCAAAGAATGTTATGGTGAAACGCGGTCGCATCGTCGCCTTTTTTCTAGTTCTTGTTTTATTAGGAACTTTGATTGCGTCGACTACTACGAACATAACTAAAAATATTAAGTTAGGTCTTGATCTTCAAGGCGGGTTTGAAATCCTTTATGATGTCAAACCGCTTCATGAAGGACAGGAAATTAATCAGCAGGTCATGGAAGCCACAGTCGAATCTTTGAACCAGCGGGTGAACGCCCTGGGGATCAGTGAGACTAACATTGCTATAGAGAATGGCAATCGTATCCGTGTTCAGCTTGCAGGTGTGAAGGATCAACAGGAGGCAAGGAAGCTGCTTTCCACTACAGCGAACTTGTCTTTTCGAGACGTCAATGACAAAGAATATTTGAACGGCTCGGATCTCGTAGAAGGAAGTGCTCAGCAGTCCTACGATCGAAATAACAATCCGATTGTAACACTCGATATGAAGGATCCTTCGAAATTTTACGATGTTACCAAAGAGGTCTCTGCCCGTGAGCAGGATCCTGATACTCCATACTTAGAAAATTTATTAGTCATTTGGCTTGATTATGATGAAGATACTTCGTTTGCTAAAGAGTACGGCAAGGATGATCATAAGTACATTTCTGCCCCTCGCATCAGCAAGCCAATTAGAAGTAAGTCGGTTCAAATAGAAGGAAACTTCACAGTAGACTCAGCTAAGAAATTAGCCAATATTTTAAATGCCGGGTCGCTGCCTGTGAATCTTGAAGAAACGTATTCAACTTCTGTAGGAGCTCAATTCGGCGAGCAGGCGATGAATAAGACGATTTATGCAGGAATCATTGGAATTGCGATCATTTTCTTGTTTATGATGGCTTTCTATCGTTTTCCTGGAGTAATTGCTGCCATTACCTTGACAGCTTATATTTACTTAATCCTGGTAGTCTTTGACTTCATGCAGGGTGTACTGACACTGCCTGGTATTGCCGCGTTGGTTCTTGGGGTCGGTATGGCAGTAGATGCCAATATCATTACCTATGAAAGGATTAAAGAGGAGCTGAAAGCAGGGAAATCGGTGATGTCCGCTTTCAAAGCAGGTAACAAGCAGTCACTTTCCACGATTCTCGATGCCAATATTACGACGTTAATCGCAGCTACTGTTCTCTTTATCTTTGGTACAAGCTCGGTCAAAGGGTTTGCCACTATGCTGATCGTAAGTATTTTAGTAAGTTTTATCACAGCAGTTTACGGTACGCGTCTGCTCATGGGATTATGGGTGAAAAGCCGTTACTTGAACAAACGTCCGAAGTGGTTTGGTGTCAATCCAAAAGATATTCTGTCCATTGAAAAGGGGAAAGAAGTTGAACCAACCTTTATGAGACGGAAATTTGACTTAGTTGGTATCCGTAAACGATTCTTTGCATTGTCGATCGTACTGGTCGTCACAGGGATTATTATACTGGCGGTTTTCCGTTTGAATCTGGGAATCGATTTTACGAGCGGTTCTAGACTATCCATTCTTTCTGATGGAAACATCAAGACCGAGGAAGTGGAGCAAACCCTGGAAGATAAGTTTGGTGTTAAGCCGAAAAAAGTAGTATTATCTGGGGAAAATGATGAAATTGCTGTAGCCAGGTTTGAAAGTGAGCTCGGCAAAAAGAAAATTGGCGAGATCCAAAGTTATTATGAAGATAAATATGGCAACACACCAAACGTAAGTACTGTTTCGCCGGTCGTTGGCCAGGAACTTGCCAAGAATGCGGCACTATCAGTACTCTACGCATCGATTGGGATTATTATCTACGTCACGATCCGCTTTGAGTTTTTCTTTGCGATTACGGCGATCATTGCTTTATTGCACGATGCGTTCTTTATCATTGCGCTCTTCAGCATTACCAGGCTGGAGTTTGATATTACAATTATCGCCGCAATCTTGACCATCGTAGGATATTCGGTGAACGACACCATCGTAACGTTTGACCGAATTAGGGAAAACCTTAGAAAGAGGCGCAAGGTTAAGTCCTTTAAGGAACTTGCCAAAGTTGTAAACGACAGCCTGCTGCAGACATTAACACGTAGTATTAATACAGTGCTAACTGTAATCTTTGCAGCATTGATGCTGCTTATTTTCGGAGCATCTTCGATTACGAACTTCTCCTTTGCGCTAGTCGTTGGCTTAATTGCCGGTACCTATTCTTCCTTATTTATCGCGGCTCAGCTGTGGCTGATCTGGCGCGGAAGAAGCGTGAAAGAAAATCCTTTAGAATTTACTAAAAAGAAACCAAAGAGCGGCGGACCACAAGTCTGATGCGTGATAAAGCAGCCCCTGACCTATTGGGGCTGCTTTTTTTGGATTGGGTGAAAGTTCATCAGGGTATAACTACATTAAAGGATTCATACGATTTCGAAGTATGATAAAGGAGGAAGCGAAGAATGAAGGGGCAGACTTATATCATTTCCGCTCTCATTTTTGCATTATTAATTGCAATTTTTGCGGTCATTAACGTAGACCCTGTACAAGTGAATTACCTGTTTGGATCTGGAGAGGCACCGTTAATACTGGTTATCATCATTTCTGTGTTGATGGGTGGTCTCGTTACAGCTTCCGTTGGAGCCGTCCGTTATTTTAAATTAAAAAGGCAAAACCGTTCCTTAAGAAATCAGTTAGCCAATCTGGAGGAGACTGCACCTAAGGAAGAAAAAGCTGAGACAGCCACTACTCAGGAGGAAGATGACCATAAGGAGAAGCATCGTAGAAATGCAACCTAAATCCTGTTTGCTCCCCCTGCTCCCCTCTTGTATAATAGATGGGTCAGGGGTGAATTTATGCTGCAAAGCAAGATGAGATGGAATTTTACATATGAAGATAGTCTGGAAGAGGTAAAGCCTGTCAATGGGCTGAAACCGCTAACTCAACAACTATTAAAAAATCGTGGGATTATTGATCCTGCCCATATTGATAAATTTCTGCATCCTTCTCTAGAAGATTTACACGATCCATTTTTAATGGGTGGAATGCAGGAAACGGTAGATCGAGTAAAGCTGGCCGTTCAGCAGGGTGAATCTATCCTTGTTTACGGGGACTATGATGCGGATGGAGTTAGTTCAACAACGGTCATGCTTGAAGCCTTGAAGGCGATGGGGGCAGATTGTGATTTCTATATTCCAAACCGTTTTTCTGAAGGTTATGGACCTAATGAAGACGCGTTTATTTTTGCGAAAGACTCTGGATTTTCCGTCATCATCACAGTGGATACAGGGATTGCTGCGGTACACGAGGCAGAAGTCGCTAAGCGTCTAGGAATGGATCTCATTATTACTGACCATCACGAAGTTCAGGAAACTCTGCCGGATGCGTTTGCCATTATCCATCCAAAGACTTCCCCTAATTATCCATTCCAGGAGCTTGCTGGGGTTGGGGTGGCATTTAAAGTAGCTGAGGCATTGCTGGGCCGGCTTCCTGAGGAGCTGCTGGAGCTAACAGCGATCGGTACTATTGCTGATCTTGTTCCTTTGAGGGATGAGAATCGGTTGCTGGCTTATTTTGGTCTGAAGGCACTTTCCCGAACCGAGCGCCCAGGACTAAGAGCTTTGAAGGAAATTTGTGGTGTAGACGGGGAAATCAATGAAGAAACCATAGGGTTCACCATAGGTCCCCGGTTGAATGCAGTAGGACGATTACAGGATGCAGGGCCGGCTGTAGAATTGTTGATATCTAACGATAAGCACGAAGCCATGCAGCTGGCAGAATTTATTAATCAGCTGAATCAGGAACGTCAAAAAATCGTAGCTGACATTGCTAAAGAGGCTGAAGAAATGGTGCTCAGCCAGAATGGTATGAATCGAGTCATCATAGCAGCTAAGGAAGGCTGGAATCCAGGGGTTCTGGGAATTGTAGCCTCGAAGCTTGTTCGTAAATTTGACCGTCCGGC
This Halobacillus salinarum DNA region includes the following protein-coding sequences:
- the secDF gene encoding protein translocase subunit SecDF, giving the protein MVKRGRIVAFFLVLVLLGTLIASTTTNITKNIKLGLDLQGGFEILYDVKPLHEGQEINQQVMEATVESLNQRVNALGISETNIAIENGNRIRVQLAGVKDQQEARKLLSTTANLSFRDVNDKEYLNGSDLVEGSAQQSYDRNNNPIVTLDMKDPSKFYDVTKEVSAREQDPDTPYLENLLVIWLDYDEDTSFAKEYGKDDHKYISAPRISKPIRSKSVQIEGNFTVDSAKKLANILNAGSLPVNLEETYSTSVGAQFGEQAMNKTIYAGIIGIAIIFLFMMAFYRFPGVIAAITLTAYIYLILVVFDFMQGVLTLPGIAALVLGVGMAVDANIITYERIKEELKAGKSVMSAFKAGNKQSLSTILDANITTLIAATVLFIFGTSSVKGFATMLIVSILVSFITAVYGTRLLMGLWVKSRYLNKRPKWFGVNPKDILSIEKGKEVEPTFMRRKFDLVGIRKRFFALSIVLVVTGIIILAVFRLNLGIDFTSGSRLSILSDGNIKTEEVEQTLEDKFGVKPKKVVLSGENDEIAVARFESELGKKKIGEIQSYYEDKYGNTPNVSTVSPVVGQELAKNAALSVLYASIGIIIYVTIRFEFFFAITAIIALLHDAFFIIALFSITRLEFDITIIAAILTIVGYSVNDTIVTFDRIRENLRKRRKVKSFKELAKVVNDSLLQTLTRSINTVLTVIFAALMLLIFGASSITNFSFALVVGLIAGTYSSLFIAAQLWLIWRGRSVKENPLEFTKKKPKSGGPQV
- a CDS encoding LapA family protein, encoding MKGQTYIISALIFALLIAIFAVINVDPVQVNYLFGSGEAPLILVIIISVLMGGLVTASVGAVRYFKLKRQNRSLRNQLANLEETAPKEEKAETATTQEEDDHKEKHRRNAT